The genomic region tttaaaaagaattaatagaTCTGAAACTACAGACAACTGGGAGACAAATGCACAGGTTAATTGCAGTTGCACCTCCTCTGAAAAtcgaaaattacacttacaccccaTCCACTCAGTTTACATGTGACCCCTTCTTGTTAGggtttgaacaaaaaatgctgatgttaaaaaaaaaaattcaattttgttccttatttaacattcccatatatatgtttgtacTTCTAAgtggataaatgtaatatatatatatggagtaaGTCAacattattacaattttccccttataactataaaattattacataggAATATTAGATGAGggttaaaactaaaaatttgcATAATGTTTTTGCTAATTTTAGTACTTTTTGTCCAAACTCTAACAAAAGAGGATCAAGTGTAAACAGTAAATTTTTGGgagtataagtgtaattttgaaacttctttgggagaaagtataatttcatattcccAAAGGggatctaaatgtaattaatcctaaGTGCAAAGAACAAAGACATGACATGTTTACACCATCATTCAGAGATCACGGATGAGATTcaaaattcaagtaaataGTATCAGTacagtataaaataaattcaaaaaactaAATGCATTTCAGAAGTGATTAAGTTAAGCATGCCTAGCAGAAAGTCACTATAATACATTAAAGATACACAAAGCATCCAGTCATATGGTTATGGGTGCCAAGACAGCCTGTTAAAATTGGATACCAATAAATACCTTCAAATTGATTTATGCACCTAGTGCTACTAATTGAGTGTATAAATAAGCAGTTGGATTGTATTTTAGTAACACCCAACAGAATTAAGCCTTGCCGCTGACAAATTCAAACTTCCACAAAAGGATATAACATAACTACATTGCAATAGAACTTGTTACCTGTTTTCTGCAATAACTCAATTCTACTCATTATATTGTGATTCTTCTCGATGTTCTGGATAAATGTTCCCCAAGTTCGGGACGCAGGTGCATGCGTGTGGTGACCAGTCAGATCTCTAATTGTTTGTATTAGAATGTCAGCCCTCACGACAGGATCCTCTACATTTGGTGGAAACATCTTCATTGAAATTGGAAGAGAGTAACTAGTCTGGAATGCCTCATCACTGAGATAGCAGAAATAAAGTAACTTCCATCCAAGTTTTGCTATTCTTGTTGATATCATCTTCAGACTAGTAAAAACATTTGAAAGTAAATCACTTGATGTTTCCTTGTTTCTATCTTCAACTGTTCCCAGTATAATATTAAAGCCCCTCTGCAAAGACGGCAGAAGTGAGTCATGTAGCCTTGCGAGGGTAGTGACTAATTCTTCATTCCCATAACTGCACAGAAAACGAAATCTTGATTGGGAAGTATATCATACTTCTACCGATATATAGTCATGGGAAAAAGTCCAACTACCAGCATTTCCTCAGTAAAgcatattcatatatttattttaagaatcaAACACCCCATGCTCCTCAGTCACTTAGTTAAGTGCTAAAAGAAACCCAAGTAGAAGAAAACAGCAACCTTAAGTAAGctgataaaatttttctttactcTTCCGTGCATTTCTTTATCCACTTGGGTGTTTGATCCTATAAGTACGACCTCAAGTTGTTTCTGCTTGATGTCAGAGACATGGTCGCAGTTGAGGTGTTACAATTTAGAAGACTGTCAGTCTATCTGATAGATAAgaaaccccccaccccccataATCAGATGAAAAGGATAAAGAGTGAAATCTTAACTCACATTGTCCCTTTATACATCTCATGAGAAAAACCtggatttatttaatgaagAGTCAATTAACAGAGAAAGACTTAACTTATCAAGATCAATCGTTATGCTCATTgttcaattttcttcaaatgaaATGGATAAATTCATCATTGTACACTGCATAAGGGGAAAGCTATTAAAAGAAACTCACATTCAAAGCACATTGACCACGTTAAGTGCATGACTGAAAATGGTGAAACGAGATACCATCTGAGTCTTATAATGACGGTGAAAGGTTATCTTTAACTAGTTGAAAGGCAATAACTTCGGTCAGCAAATACAATACCTTGATTCAACTGGGGAAGAGAAGTGGACAGCAGCATGTTTGTATGCATTAACAAATGAGTCCAATGTTACAACTGAGTCATTTATGAAGTCCATAACCTGTAAATAGACAACAGGGGTCAAGTAAAAAAGACAAAGCTAAATAATGGACTCGCCTACAGGGCCTCAAAACCCCCGAAGTTTGCAATGGCCATATGGTAAAGCTGACAAAGGTGCAGGACAAATTAGTTTCCATTTCTCAAAGAGTTCAACACAGAGTTAACTCAAAATTTccttattaaagaaaaatttcttATGATGTAGTTTTGTTCAAAAGATTCTTATGGAACAATCTGACACTCTGGAAGGAACAAAGAAAGCACTGTGTTCTATTTGTATTATCAGTGTGAAAGATATCTGAAAAGGGGAGGAGAGGGAGGCAACAAACCAAACCTCAAGGTAGTCATAATGAAGGCGACTGGAACCTGGGTCTTGGTGACCACCTGAACTAAACAGAACCTGTGCACAAAGCCCCAGAAGGTTAGTAGCATAGATATCAGTAAATAGAAAGAAGAGCTTCTGTATTCATCTCAAATCAAAACTGCATAATGATTTAGCTTCTACGATAACTCCTCAGTCCTGAACTGACAATAATAGACAAACAAACCACAAGATGTCCATTAGTTTCAGAAGCAGTACTGCAATTTGTCCATAGAAAGTTATTCCTCTTGGCTATTGAGTATTAAGAAATGACAACATACCACAGAGATGGAATCATGCAAATAATGGCTTAACAATGTCATAGAGCTCAATCACCACaccatgaaaattatatttttttacttccaCCATGCTGATTAAACATGCGGGAGAGGATAGAAGTCTCCGGAATACTAGACTTTCCTATGTTTGAACTACTTGCAATCATTAAACACAAAAGTAGGACTACTTTGCAAAATAAGGCCCCTAATCTTGCTTGCATATATGAAAGGTAGTTCCGGAAATATCAATTCAACAGCACCAGTTCTGCACATGATGGAAAATGTGCTGGCATGGTGTTCTCCATGCTTGAGGCTGAGTTCTGTAGTATTTTCTTCCAAGAGTGTATTAAAAGATTTAGAGCCCTATGCAATTGCTAATGAATTGGTAGACCTAGTTGAAATTAGCTTTATCTGTGCACATTAAAATGTTCCAAGAGGAGATCTTTTGGCCTCCATTTTAGAACCTCcatttgtatatattagtCAAAGGACCAATTATGTTGGATGTGGTTTCTCTGTTGCTCAGACAAGATAACATTGCTTCCCTCCCCACCATTACTTAGTTTGAGATTGTACCCTGACACTGGTTCATTACACTAATCAGTATATCTATAATGACCTATGAATAATACTACCCTTAAGCATACTGCCATTTAATTGGCTATTTACCCCTAccactcacacacacaaatgTGAAGTCTTTAGATTTCAATCAAATCCTCGCATAAGCAAACAATATGAGATGCATGAGAAACAAATCACTTAAGATACTTccaaagataaatatatgGTATGCAGCAGCCTGAGATAAGGAACTGTATCAAGATTCCATATAAATTGTCTATACCACAACACCATGAACGTAAATTGCAAGAATAGAAAAGGTACCTCTAAACTTGAGCTGCACCGTTGATACATAGTCTGAATGATGCTTAAGAAGTGAGACAGTAGAACGGGAAATTCATCCTGGATATGGGGCTGCGCCTTCATTGCGTTTGTCACCTGGAATACAGAAATATACACAGTGAGATATGGTGACAGTGGTTAGGGGAGGACGGAAAGCATGGAGAGAATCAGAGATCCGGCAGCATGCCAAATTGGTTACAAGTACAAACCAGTATTCGGGTCAGATCTTCATTTTCATGACTGTATATGGCGCATATACCTAACAGTTTTGGCAAATCAAGCAACTTCTTCTCCTGCAAAAGGGCTATACATGCAATTCTTAAACAAAGTATATGGGCAagaaaatgttcaaaagatattatttttgcaaacGATAATGTATTCTTCAAAGCTTTTgctatcaaataaaatatcctTCCCTAGGTTGGATATCTCTTGGATGCTGTAAAGATTTTTGCCCAGAAGACCTATATGCCTTTAACTaagatgcaaaaatatattctccTGCTACAATAGAATCAGAAGAACAACCCACAATCTCAATGCATTAGCATCTGCTAGCATGTTGGTCATCAAGAGAGGATGAAAACACAAATGTTTGATATTAATCACCACTATTATGCAGCTTATCCATGTTTTGGAGACTACAGcttttaaaacttatttttctttgagcTGCAAAAATCTCCAACAAACTCAACCCTGCTTCTTGTAATTTAATCTCTCTCACATGCCAAGAATGTACTGAGTAATTTTACATTGCCATGGTAGGAACGTCTATCTCCCAGTTATCCAATTCTGGGAACAATCACCAAATGTTGTTACTTAGTCATCATTGCTGCCAGAGAGTTTtattcatgcatgaatatagaTGAACAGGCCTTAAGAAAGGATCTACTAACTTAAGGGAATGGCTTCAATTAGATGATAAAAGTCAATAAGGTCATTGTGgatccaaatttatttttcataatctGCTGCTGGGGTTGAGCAGATTATTCATGGGAATTTGGagttatgtataaattttaggagaaataaaaaatttcaggcGTTGtgtaaagtattaatttaccaCATGAATTCTTCAGTAAACCCCACACCCGACTAAAAAACACAACAGAATCATAGTGACTTGGTGCTCTACTCTGCTCAACAATCAAAAAATCTCGACCTGTGTCCTCCAACCTAATTCACCTCTGTTAGAATCCACAATGGCTTCACCCAACTCAACTTCAGGTGTTTGGGGGTAGTACCCGAACTAAAGGGttcgtaaaattttaaaacccAGACCACAATATAGTAATAGGGGTAATGTTGACATCTGGTAACTGATTGAAAATCGTTCACAAATTGAGTTTCAGGTTTTCCAATTATCTTCTAAAATAGTGACTAATGACAAGACTAAGTCCCAAATGTTTCTCTGTGAATATTGCAGTACGTTCTAGATCAAAACCAGGCTGCTTACAGGTCACAGGTCACCCCTTTGCTGCTGACTTTTGAAAATGGGGGTCAAGTGAGGGATACTGGAGATGGTTTGGAAACCATTTCAAGCGTGGAGATTGCGAGAAAAGCCTCAATATAAACattattttaactaaattcTATATGGTTGGTCAAAAACTAATTAACTTTCCATATCTTCCTATTTTTAAGAGACCATCAAGTACTCAATCAAGCGTGCAGTAAGCCATACCTTACTGAAAGCTAGAACAAAAAGTATAGAGCTGGGTAACATGACAACCGTTTTACCTGATCCCACCCAGAGAACCTGATTGAATCAGGTCAAACCCGAAGAACCCCAGCGCATGCCCGCCTTTAGCAACTAGACATGAAAGGGAGAGGGTGGCATAACTCATGGTCATGGGCATAGCTATGCATGCATCTGAAGCTCAAGTATCAGATTCACGCGGAAAAAGCAGCAATTTCAGAACGCCTTTTTGCAACCACACATTACAAGACATCATACTCTGTGCCCTCAATCGCAAGCTGAAGGAATTGTTTAGCTGTGCTTTCTCCAAAAATCAGTTGCCCAAAGGTCTCAGATTTTATAATCAAGAGGGGGCAtgttaaaatgaatttatacaGCTCccagaaataaattatttgagggAAAACTGGAAAAGTATATCAGTAGTCGCACAATAGCATTttcataatcaaaatatatagacATTCATTCATTATTTTCCGGTGTTTGGATAAGAACAATAAGGCCTACTGACCATCAGGCCCTTAAACATATTAAACTAAAGGGTGCATCATTACAGCCAAAGGCAGAATAAGAGATCACCACACACCTGCATGATCTTTTGGACTCAGAGTGTCAGCAGCCTTAGCCCCAGGATCCCGGTTGGATGATCTGCAGCAGAAGAAATTTCACACCAGATACTAAATCtaatggaaaaagaaacaaataaggAAATAAAGAGATCCTCTGTGACTCACAAGCGATAGAAGACCATGAAGACACGCCGGCACAGCTCAAACTCACCAACAATCACTCCAGCAACCATTCCTTGGGCTCCATGGTGCGGGAAATCATACCACCTACttctaaatttcaaaaaactttCAAGGAAGGCGTTCAATGATTCATCGGCAGACACTGCAACGAAGGAAGTAATAATAAATGGCTAATTTGCAAGGAGTTAACCAGCACCAATCTCTGAATTTCTGATTTTATAGAAAACTGGATAAATTAGAAATCAGAACACAATAAACATCTACATTTCCTTGTAGCAATCTTGGTATATTACTCCATAACATCCAATGCTTCACACCAATTCATAGCATCATTACTCTATAAAGAATACCATTCTAAGAGTCATATAACAGGATATATGCCATGGCTATTCAGCACATTATCATTCAATAACCTACACCAACCCCACAATAGAAGTGATTAAGTAAATGACCGACGTAGAAATATTCTCTCATAAAACTTGAATAACCAATCTCAGAACACTTCAAAGGCTGAACTATCAGGAAAATCACCAGCGCACGCCAAAAGGATTACATCGATACCTGTAGCTCCTACTACCAATcgataaaatcataaaagaaaaaaaacacaaaacttATCAACAAACCCAAAATTAACAACCTTCTCGCCAGAAATCTCTAGGATGCAACTTCAGCAACCGAGACAACTCCCTATTTAACAAATCAACAATGCGCTGCGCCTCCACAGGATCCAGGCCCCCCTCCTCGGGTCCGAGCCCAGCCGCCACCGCTTCATCCTGCGGcaagtaaattacaaaattgccACCAGGGGACTTTTTATTTACCCATTCGCCATTTTCCCCCATCCTGATTCTGCTCGTCGAGGCCGCCGCGGCATCTCCTCCACCGCCGCTAACGGTGTTTGTGGCTGCCCGTAGGGAGTTAGAAAGGGTTTGCTGAGAATTGGGGTTCTGGAAATCCCTCTTCGGAATAAATTTCATCTGGGTTTTTGCGGAATTTTTGTAATCGGTCCTGTTCTGGCTAGCGAATCGATTCGACATTTCTTCCAACCGTAAATATAAGTAATCTGCAAttctttgtaaatatatatgtgttaagATATGTATAGTATAAGTTAAAAGGGATTGAAATAAGCAGCAGGCGTGATTGAAGGGGTTGAGGAGTGGAAATGGAACTGTTTGTGTCTGGATTTGTTAAAGAAGAATTTTGATTGATGCAGTTGCGGCTGCCTCTTCCCCAAGCCTTTCTCAGTTGCTCACctatcttctttctttctttctctttctatatatttatatatatatatatatgtatatgttctttcttttttattgtcctttcctttttctgtttctctttttttataacatttaCAGTAATTTAActctatatttaatattcaatttaacAACGCTGCAtctatattaaatacaataaaaaatatgataaagttTGAACAAAACTAGAATTAGGAATGACTAAAGTATAGAATTTAGTgtgaatttgttaaaattcaaGATCCAATTCGTGAAGAAATTATGGAACACGAACCCGACCCACTCCAAATTCCGTGAATCGGGTTtaacattttcaaattattacaaaatatatattttttaaaaataatactactattacaaaaattagttcttttcataaatttataccTGCATGTTTTAggattcaaaatatttaattttttaaaatatactacttatatatacaacaatgtatttataaattattagaacATTATTTTaaggtataaaaatattaaatttatgtgttatatataaatataaataaaatagtataacgtttcatatatgtataaaatatgttttatagaagtaagtaaaaaaattaaaaataaataaataaaagctaTTAATTTGGGTTAAGTCTGTTCCGAAACACTAAAGACTCAAAGTCCAGCGCCCAAAATACCGATTAAGGCTTATAACTCATCCCAAACAGTGCAAATTCGTATTTAACTTGAATCTATTGCCATCCCTATTTTCATCCCTATTTTGTGTCCGTTTAGTATCTATTCTGTAGTATTGGTGGAAATCTAAATCACCCAAATTTcttgtaacaaaaaaaaaatagaaaatatgacAATATCCGAATTGccaatatttttggaaaaaaaacatatttacaTATTGTACAGTATAACATGGTTATGTTGAACTCAGTTCCAAGAACAATTGCAAGAATTGTTTTTCCAGTAAATTAACATATGTAGCAAAGCACAGAGTTGACgataattaacccaaaaaaaaaatggaaaaaaaaaagaaataattcatGATTATGCACTGCCGTACATTGAAGAATTGCAGGATCCATCATTTGATGAGAGGTAGCCTCTAGATTCCTATATGCCACGTGCAATGGTACCGTATACGTACACGGGCAAATGTACGTATTTCTGATGATGTTGTAACGTACATTTATACTGAATAGATAGATACAGGTATTCTGACCAACGGCAAAGGCTTCAGCTcgtttttcttgctttgtttgtacaaaataatgagAGTTAGCAGCCCCTCCTGATTAGAATTACAGTTGTTTTGGTTTATAAGTCAGCGTTTACTGTCCGTTCTGGTTGTTGTTAGCTTAATTGTGAGGCCATAGATTTGGAAGAACCTTCTGGTATAGCCCAATGTCCATTCCATTGTAAGCAATGGGAGCATACATCCATAGATCATCCGAACTTAGTAACTGCAAAACGAGAAACATGTAAAATTAGGATCCAACGTGTAATAAGATCCTATGGCCTAAACTAGACAACAATATTAGATCAAGAAAATGTACCTTGATTTGAAGCTGTAAGAACTTTACGTAGTGGACAGCCTCTTCCAGCATTGTGCTAATGTCAACCTGGTCCAAGTCATTGCAAAGATCAGACAAGAACTTTACaggttttttaaaataatgcaagTGTTGCTAATGATCGATCGTGTTTAGTACCTTTGTTCCGTTGGGAACAAGATTCTGCAAGATCCTCAGTCTCTCATTAATTCGTTCTCGCCTTCTCTGAGATACGACAAAAATGCATCAGATTAAGCCATATGCATTCATGATAGAAAGACCTGGATTTTGAGATGCAATTGTTTTTACCCTTGCATAAAGGCTTTGAGGATCAGTTGCTGCACCCCTGGTGACCTTTGCTTTGCCTTTTGAGGCCGATTGTTTGGATTCGTTGAGTTCTTGGGAAGCATTGGAACAGTCCTCCTCAGAGCTGCAGGGGCTTGAGCTCTGCCCATTACCTCCAACatagttttcttcttcttcattgcTAATTTGCATtgctttcttgttctttttcgACACGGGAggtctcttatttttttgtgccTGTATCAAGAAATCATGATCATAATCCATGAGATACAAAGATGCCTGCAGGATAATTATCATTGTTGGAGAAGTAATACTAATTTGTATTCTTACATCTCTTGAAACCCGAGGTCTTTTCTTAGGACTTTGATCAGATGAATTATCACATCCCTTGTCCTGAGTCTGGATTTCGGCTGCTTCATACTTCTTCTTGAGCTGCAGCATAGATTCACCGTTGTCTACAGGCTGAATTCCAACACTGCCCATTTGGTCGATATGAATGTCTTCCTTCAACTGAACAACCTCTTCCATCAAATCATCAGGAAAAACAGGCAGCATTAAGCTATCGTTCCCGCCATCCATAGTGCAAAATCCCATTGACTCAAATGAGTCATTGGTTAAATCATGAACGAAGCTTACACCATTGGCAGCCTGGTGGTTTACGTCCACCGGACAGGTGAAACAGCCGCTATCATTCTCGCTGCTGTTGCTGCTCTCTTGTGAAACACAATAGAAATTAGTGTCAAGAGGGAAAAACAGACTCCCATCAGCAGCAGCCACATTCTCAGCAGCAGCAAACATCATGGGCGAAGACGGGCTATCACCGTTGCCCGAGAACAAGTTGCTGCCATCAAAATGAAGCTGAAAATCTGATGAATCTTCACAGGAAAACAGTTTGCTCAATGACTCCCACTCTTCATCAAGAAAAGCTCCAATGGCCTCCATTTCCTTActtaatttgaagaaattaaggaAGCCCAAACAAGAGAAGCTTTAGACACTAATATGTGAATATAGGTACACAAGACAGGCCTGgcaaatacataaaaatgagcaacatatatatatatacctcaaGACAAGGGAGTGAGGGGATTGACTTCACTTATTGTAATGATTTTATCTTTGTAATataccaaattaatatttaaaggGGGTTTTGTCCTACTTCTTTGTAACTAACCTCAAGAGTCCACTGGTGGGTCCAAGAAACAGGCCAAGTACAACTCATGAGGGGGATCAAATTAAAGTACATGCAATCATGGGCTTAAAGTTGCTATTAGGACTGATGAGAAGATGTTAACTGTCGTCTGTTCCTAATTATGATCATCATCAACAGTACTGTTGAGACACGATTGATGGATGAGAGTGAGAGGTCAAAAAGAGcagaaaaaaaagattgaaaattttgtgattgGAAGAACGTGGAGTtgtttgtgtgtttgtggATTAATGAAAGGGTGGGAAAGACGGCCTTATGATCGTGAGGATGAGTATAAGGCATTCTCCTCCTAACTTAGCTGAAATCCGACAGGTTAAGCGATAAACTCGGTCTTTGTCCTTACATACCCTAAACCTAACCTATGTGTAATCAAAGTTGACATGAAACCTCGTGCATCTTCAACTTCATTCACTTGGTTGGGTAAGGCTTTAtcactctcttttctttcacatggataaaacagctaaaactTAGCAACTTGTGTTAGTTGAATTGGAAAAATTTCAGCCAATCTGACCTTATTTGATTGATAAAACTGagatttcacaaaaaaataaataaatggtgTAATGATTACTAacgtaattttattatgttttaaattCCGGATATTTGATGCATCAAAATTAGAGattgataaaatttcaaataagttGGGatgaagtaaataaataagaaactataatataaactatgaacaaaataaaaaaatattataaaaatagagaaacaTTCATACTAGTGAAATTTGAATGCATAACTTGTTAAATCTTACACTAGAACAAAGCCTCTTGCTCTTTATGTAACTCAATGTATACAAGATTTTATAGTATGATGGAATCTAAAACATGTAGTTATGATTGAAGCAACTTAGAAGgataattaatatcaacacTTGAAGGTTATATCTAACTACAcaaatattgttttatatttgtaaaattacaactatatcCTTTGTTTagaacataatttaattttcaacaaCACCCTCTTAAactaaattacattgataccCTATCAAGtgatatttttgtagtttttgtGCAATTAAACCTAACATTAAAGAGAGTGGATGTAATCTACCCATAATTTAGCGATGCATTGCACAATAACAATATCTC from Sesamum indicum cultivar Zhongzhi No. 13 linkage group LG3, S_indicum_v1.0, whole genome shotgun sequence harbors:
- the LOC105159277 gene encoding transcription factor bHLH85-like; amino-acid sequence: MEAIGAFLDEEWESLSKLFSCEDSSDFQLHFDGSNLFSGNGDSPSSPMMFAAAENVAAADGSLFFPLDTNFYCVSQESSNSSENDSGCFTCPVDVNHQAANGVSFVHDLTNDSFESMGFCTMDGGNDSLMLPVFPDDLMEEVVQLKEDIHIDQMGSVGIQPVDNGESMLQLKKKYEAAEIQTQDKGCDNSSDQSPKKRPRVSRDAQKNKRPPVSKKNKKAMQISNEEEENYVGGNGQSSSPCSSEEDCSNASQELNESKQSASKGKAKVTRGAATDPQSLYARRRRERINERLRILQNLVPNGTKVDISTMLEEAVHYVKFLQLQIKLLSSDDLWMYAPIAYNGMDIGLYQKVLPNLWPHN
- the LOC105159108 gene encoding activating signal cointegrator 1 complex subunit 2; its protein translation is MSNRFASQNRTDYKNSAKTQMKFIPKRDFQNPNSQQTLSNSLRAATNTVSGGGGDAAAASTSRIRMGENGEWVNKKSPGGNFVIYLPQDEAVAAGLGPEEGGLDPVEAQRIVDLLNRELSRLLKLHPRDFWREVSADESLNAFLESFLKFRSRWYDFPHHGAQGMVAGVIVGEFELCRRVFMVFYRLSSNRDPGAKAADTLSPKDHAALLQEKKLLDLPKLLGICAIYSHENEDLTRILVTNAMKAQPHIQDEFPVLLSHFLSIIQTMYQRCSSSLEVLFSSGGHQDPGSSRLHYDYLEVMDFINDSVVTLDSFVNAYKHAAVHFSSPVESSYGNEELVTTLARLHDSLLPSLQRGFNIILGTVEDRNKETSSDLLSNVFTSLKMISTRIAKLGWKLLYFCYLSDEAFQTSYSLPISMKMFPPNVEDPVVRADILIQTIRDLTGHHTHAPASRTWGTFIQNIEKNHNIMSRIELLQKTGWLSMDDEQFRFISGIMMNPPQADVEKKNSTSFAVAGKKMQTDEDAAIIESKISQIRELFPEYGKGFLVACLEAYNHDAEEVIQRILEGTLHEELQSLDITLETIPPSKSASSMSRHDKGKGKLVESEITPPEIVVPTTVNIQAGVSSGSSSSSAGRFVRKNTGDLSDLQTLNAKKEKELAKTAALISQLEYEDEYDDSFDDLGLSVGDSGLDEPESLGDKMGSQRGRGVETDGGSSTSNADTQKWNSRKKPQFYVKDGKNYSYKVEGSVAVTSSAEAKLVNQAQKELIHGLGRGGNIPLGAVKRLTESKEDQQNDGPNMNEVGGRGGQGATRGRGRRGFLPGTPRRVPGSNDKQDDEQGTDEGGGRGGRGNTRGRGRRGNYRKDRAMSKHLSGLPSHYNT